The Ailuropoda melanoleuca isolate Jingjing unplaced genomic scaffold, ASM200744v2 unplaced-scaffold7875, whole genome shotgun sequence region ATACCCTGATATTCCATAATTCAATAAGTAGATGCAGTGtctgagaaagaaatattttgaatagaaataaatgtattatgtAATATTTCACTTCATCATCCTCAAAGTCAATGTGATTCTAAGGCCATATTATGGCAATCAATTATTGTTCTATTTGTCTTGTTGTGTAGATTCCACTTGCAAACCTTTCTTtcaatatcactttttttttttgtgactatGGTAGTCATGATAGGCACAAGCTGTGTAATAACAGGATCCTAAGGTGTAGAAAAATCCCCATGATCAGCTAGAACCACCAGTATGTAAAAGTCTGCATTCTCAGGAAGAGCAGTGAAGGTAGTGATATACAAAGGAATGATGTTCACAGAACTGAAGCACGGTGGTCTCAGGTTTTTCTCcgttataaatttatataaatagttGTTGTGGCCAAAAGTAGATTTTCCGTAAAAGTAGTAATCactcaaacaaaagaaaaaaaactcagtatgatatattttatttgagaagaaaCTATTCTTAGCAGATCCATGTAGTCCTTTGAAATAAGCAAAAAGGTCCAAATATTTCACATCCAAGGTTAGGAATAACATATAGAGAGTAGgcaaattacaaaaggaaaatctCTTGGGCATCAGGGGTATCACAAAACTTACTAACTTGAATTACATATATTGTAtaagaggtaaaaaaaattagaaattttagggaaaaattagAAGAGGCATACAACACTTCCACAATTCGATCAAAGAATCTCAGTATTTGGATCAGGCTTTGGGTCCTGCAATCATGGGCACTTCTTTAACCCTGGACAATTGACCCTTTCAGAGCTGCCATCCCACATAATCTCATCAGAGccctctttatgtctctgtttctcaggctgtagatgaaggggttcagcatgggtgtgaccaccgtgtacatcaccgaggccacggcacttgcgtgggagctctgggtagcagcagagctaaggtacactcctaggcttgtacaataaaataaggagacaactgagaggtgagatgcacaggtggaaaatgctttatgcttgccctgagctgatgagatCCCACATATGAAGGAAACTATCTTATAGTAAGAGTAAAGGATCCCAAAAAAGGGACCACCAGCCAGCAGCATAATTGCAAAATACATCACCATGTTATTAAGAAATGTGTTAGAACAGGCAAGTTGAATCATCtgattgagttcacagaaaaagtgggggatcTCCACCTCTGTACAGAAGGACAGCTGCAACACCATTAAACTTTCTAACAAGGAATGCAGGATGCTTATGACCCAGGACACCAGAGCCAGCAGTCCACAGAGCCAGTGGTTCATGATGaccgtgtagtgcagggggtgacagatggccacaaagcggtcataAGCCATCACAGTCAGGAGATAGACATCTAATCCtgcaaaaagtataaaaaagtaTATCTGGCTGAGGCAGCCTTCGTAAGTGATCACTTTtctctgagtctggatgttcGTCAGCATCTTGGGGATAATTGTAGAGGTGGAACCaatgtctacaaaggacaggttggtgaggaagaagtacatgggggtgtggaggtgggagtcagagccgACAGCCAGGATGATGATTAGGTTTCCAAgcacagtgatcaggtacatggagaggaaaagcccaaatacgaggggctgcagttctggtccctctgaaaatcccagaagaagaaattctgaaacTCCTGTAAGGTTCCCTGGCTCCATGGGTTGGAAGTAACTACCAGgatatagaaaaacaaattacTAATTTCACACGAACAAGTGTATTTGTAACCTAGCATAAGTACTACTGCTTATATTTTAGAGGCAGGAAATTAGTTTCAATATTTGTGTGTAGTCTTGTCCCCATTCGGGCACCCTTAGCACCATTTCTCATCTGAAATTCCATTTCAAACTTAGACTGTTCCCAAGCACAATGTAGACTCTCTTTTTACTGagaata contains the following coding sequences:
- the LOC100470404 gene encoding olfactory receptor-like protein OLF4; its protein translation is MEPGNLTGVSEFLLLGFSEGPELQPLVFGLFLSMYLITVLGNLIIILAVGSDSHLHTPMYFFLTNLSFVDIGSTSTIIPKMLTNIQTQRKVITYEGCLSQIYFFILFAGLDVYLLTVMAYDRFVAICHPLHYTVIMNHWLCGLLALVSWVISILHSLLESLMVLQLSFCTEVEIPHFFCELNQMIQLACSNTFLNNMVMYFAIMLLAGGPFFGILYSYYKIVSFICGISSAQGKHKAFSTCASHLSVVSLFYCTSLGVYLSSAATQSSHASAVASVMYTVVTPMLNPFIYSLRNRDIKRALMRLCGMAALKGSIVQG